One genomic window of Medicago truncatula cultivar Jemalong A17 chromosome 1, MtrunA17r5.0-ANR, whole genome shotgun sequence includes the following:
- the LOC112417979 gene encoding uncharacterized protein, whose product MIVGFTDTHFFSEQNVHSWVNVVATSSRGACFLAALWWIWRHRNLMCLNNETWSLFRITNNIHNSTNGIIKTFQQSDRTAILERLVKWNCQNHSGSILNVDGSCLGTPIRAGFGGFIRNNHGFYLSSFSGHIANSNGILLAELTAIYHGLNLAIDMGINDLVCYLDSLLSINLITVNTLKFHTFAVLLQDIKDLLSNRNFTLHHTLREGNYCADFLAKMGAATDDVFKVHHSPQEDLLALIRSDTSCTFFYRA is encoded by the exons ATGATTGTAG GTTTTACGGATACTCATTTTTTCTCTGAACAAAATGTTCACAGTTGGGTAAATGTCGTTGCTACTAGCTCTCGTGGTGCGTGTTTCCTTGCTGCCCTTTGGTGGATATGGCGTCACCGTAACTTGATGTGCCTTAACAACGAAACATGGTCCCTGTTCCGCATTACCAATAACATTCATAATTCGACTAATGGAATTATTAAGACTTTTCAACAAAGTGATAGAACTGCTATTCTGGAGCGGTTGGTTAAATGGAACTGTCAGAATCACTCAGGTTCAATCCTTAATGTGGACGGAAGTTGTTTAGGTACTCCCATTCGAGCTGGTTTCGGTGGTTTCATTAGAAACAACCATGGTTTTTACCTATCCAGTTTTTCCGGTCACATCGCCAATTCTAATGGCATCCTTTTGGCGGAGCTCACTGCAATTTACCATGGTTTGAACTTGGCTATTGATATGGGAATAAATGACCTGGTTTGTTATTTAGACTCCCTCCTCTCCATCAACCTTATCACGGTAAACACTCTGAAGTTTCACACCTTCGCTGTCCTCCTTCAAGACATCAAGGACCTGCTGAGCAACCGCAATTTTACTCTTCATCATACTCTAAGAGAGGGCAACTATTGTGCTGATTTTTTGGCGAAGATGGGAGCAGCCACTGACGATGTTTTCAAAGTGCATCATTCGCCTCAAGAAGACTTGTTGGCGCTGATTAGGAGCGACACATCATGCACTTTCTTCTATAGGGCCTAG
- the LOC25482124 gene encoding LOW QUALITY PROTEIN: DNA-directed RNA polymerase III subunit 2-like (The sequence of the model RefSeq protein was modified relative to this genomic sequence to represent the inferred CDS: deleted 1 base in 1 codon; substituted 1 base at 1 genomic stop codon), translated as MDQEFLTAPVNSAVDKFQLIPEFLKVRGLVKQHLDSFNYFVNTGIKKIVRANDRVEATRHPYIYLRFFNVKIGKPSIMKDGNSDLISPQTCRLSDRTYAAPITVDIEYTLGSPDNLRKETRPEVNIGSMPIMLRSCCCVLNNRDEDELAKLGECPLDPGGYFIIKGNEKVILIQEQLSNNRXIILGTDNKKNITASVTSSTEKIKTKTTILMEKEKMWLEFNQFPKKVPLMVVMKAMGMEIDQEVVQLIGRDPRYSFLLMPSIEEYINCRVFTQAQALEYLDSKAKGPRFSNMAAEKDGRAFNILKNEFLANVPMHGDNFRPKCIYLAVMMRRIMDAILNKDAMDDKVCGACGLLGYYNHKLKAGTCSSCKNGKQISNVKVPYACKLLIQELQSMNIVPRLKLEDTKV; from the exons ATGGATCAAGAGTTTCTAACTGCTCCTGTGAATTCTGCTGTTGACAAGTTTCAACTTATTCCTGAGTTCCTCAAG gttagAGGATTGGTGAAACAACATTTGGATTCTTTTAACTATTTCGTGAATACTGGCATCAAGAAAATTGTTCGTGCAAATGATCGTGTCGAAGCTACTAGGCACCCATATATTTATCTGAG GTTTTTCAACGTCAAAATTGGTAAACCGTCAATAATGAAGGATGGTAATTCTGATCTCATTAGCCCACAGACATGCCGACTATCTGATCGAAC GTACGCGGCTCCGATAACCGTTGATATTGAATACACTCTGGGAAGTCCTGATAACCTAAGAAAAGAAACAAGG CCTGAAGTTAATATCGGAAGTATGCCTATTATGTTGCGGAGCTGTTGTTGTGTTTTGAATAATAGAGATGAAGACGAGCTTGCAAAACTTG GCGAGTGTCCCCTCGATCCTGGAGGATATTTTATAATCAAAGGGAACGAGAAG GTAATTTTAATACAAGAACAACTTTCGAACAATAGA TGAATAATTCTAGGCActgacaacaaaaaaaa CATTACTGCATCTGTTACAAGCAGTacagagaaaataaaaacaaaaactaccaTTTTGATGGAAAAGGAGAAGATGTGGTTAGAATTTAATCAATTTCCAAAAAAG GTTCCTCTTATGGTTGTAATGAAAGCTATGGGGATGGAGATCGACCAAGAAGTTGTACAGTTGATTGGAAGAGATCCTCGTTACAGTTTTCTACTTATGCCATCCATTGAG GAATATATAAACTGTCGTGTATTTACACAAGCCCAAGCATTGGAGTACCTTGATTCAAAA GCAAAAGGTCCCCGTTTTTCTAACATGGCAGCTGAAAAG GATGGAAGAGCATTTAATAtcctaaaaaatgaatttcttgCAAACGTACCA ATGCACGGAGATAATTTTCGGCCAAAATGTATATATCTGGCTGTTATGATGAGACGCATAATGGATGCAATTCTAAATAAGGATGCAATGGATGACAAG GTCTGTGGAGCGTGTGGGTTGTTAGGATATTACAACCATAAGTTGAAAGCTGGTACTTGTTCATCTTGTAAGAATGGAAAGCAGATTTCTAACGTGAAAGTACCATATGCATGCAAGCTCTTGATTCAG GAACTCCAATCAATGAATATTGTTCCACGCTTAAAACTAGAAGATACCAAAGTTTAA